The following are encoded together in the Campylobacter devanensis genome:
- the rnhA gene encoding ribonuclease HI: MKIVSLFSDGSCLNNPGNGGWAYILEYEKYTKNDSGAIRDTTNNQMELLAIINGLKALKEPCIVNLYTDSSYAANGINSWLDGWKKKSFKNVKNIELWQEIDRLTQIHKVKAHWIKAHAGHPQNELCDKLAKDAAMKLTKD; encoded by the coding sequence ATGAAAATAGTATCTCTTTTTAGCGATGGTAGTTGCTTAAATAATCCTGGAAATGGCGGCTGGGCCTATATCTTAGAGTATGAAAAATATACCAAAAATGATAGCGGAGCCATAAGAGATACTACAAATAACCAAATGGAGCTTTTGGCCATCATCAATGGCTTAAAAGCCCTAAAAGAGCCTTGTATTGTCAATCTCTACACCGATAGTAGTTACGCTGCAAATGGGATTAACTCTTGGCTAGATGGATGGAAGAAAAAGAGCTTTAAAAATGTCAAAAATATAGAGCTTTGGCAAGAGATAGATAGATTAACTCAAATTCACAAAGTCAAAGCCCATTGGATCAAAGCCCACGCCGGCCATCCACAAAATGAGTTATGTGACAAACTAGCCAAAGATGCAGCGATGAAGCTTACAAAGGATTAA
- a CDS encoding tetratricopeptide repeat protein: MDFFFIEYRDPIFGLIVLFSVLLLVAIFSYFWGVFSLKDQKNSIDKFVNKFQSQSNLDQKYQDMLIRLDIDSGSLNALAGIFARSGEFNKAIAIYLIALQKAITKSQKELIFLNLGKAYLKAGFMQRSIEVFLEAIKISPKNIDALSHLGLGFEKLRLHDKSLEVLDALQEQGVDVAQEIAYTKALKLKNSQMEFEQKVAKMAKFANDFKLVSRMILELFIINGKDVNLINIKPDLAHCLDILYLNDGVLDGDEYKELYGAKGLNNAQITDFNLNLLKVARDNNLNATLSFNYICKECKGSYPLFFYRCNHCARLGSCAIIPNVIKESDENSISF; this comes from the coding sequence TTGGACTTTTTTTTCATTGAGTATAGAGATCCTATTTTTGGACTTATTGTGCTTTTTAGCGTGCTTCTTTTGGTGGCTATTTTTAGCTATTTTTGGGGAGTTTTTTCGCTTAAAGATCAAAAAAATAGCATAGATAAATTTGTCAATAAATTTCAATCTCAAAGCAATCTAGACCAAAAATATCAAGATATGCTAATTCGCCTTGATATTGATTCAGGTTCACTTAATGCACTTGCTGGAATTTTTGCTAGAAGCGGAGAGTTTAATAAAGCTATAGCCATTTATCTAATCGCTCTTCAAAAAGCAATCACAAAATCTCAAAAAGAGTTAATATTTTTAAATTTAGGTAAAGCCTATTTAAAAGCTGGATTTATGCAGCGCTCTATAGAAGTATTTTTAGAAGCTATTAAGATTAGTCCTAAAAATATTGATGCGCTTAGTCACCTTGGGCTTGGATTTGAAAAGCTTAGATTACACGATAAGAGCCTAGAAGTGCTTGATGCATTACAAGAACAAGGCGTAGATGTTGCCCAAGAGATTGCCTATACAAAGGCGCTAAAGCTTAAAAATAGCCAAATGGAATTTGAACAAAAAGTTGCTAAAATGGCTAAATTTGCTAATGATTTTAAGCTAGTTAGTCGTATGATTTTAGAGCTTTTTATCATAAATGGCAAGGATGTAAATTTAATAAATATAAAGCCAGATTTAGCTCACTGCCTAGATATTTTGTATCTAAATGATGGAGTTTTAGATGGTGATGAGTATAAAGAACTTTATGGCGCTAAGGGGCTAAATAACGCTCAAATCACTGATTTTAATCTAAATCTTTTAAAGGTCGCTAGGGATAATAACCTTAATGCTACTTTAAGTTTTAACTATATCTGTAAGGAGTGTAAAGGCTCATATCCTCTATTTTTTTATCGGTGTAATCACTGCGCTAGGCTAGGGAGTTGCGCTATTATCCCAAATGTTATAAAGGAGAGCGATGAAAATAGTATCTCTTTTTAG
- a CDS encoding NAD(P)H-dependent oxidoreductase — MKVLILDGGKNFGSSGGKLSTLLCDVASSELEAKGYEVIRTKIDDGYDIETEVKKVLESDVIIWQYPGWWMSEPWIVKKYLDEVFMAAAANLLKSDGRHASDPEHGYGTGGLAINKKYMISTTWNAPITAFNDKNEFFEGRGCDGVTFAMHKAMEFCGMKALPSFICNDVVKNPKIDEYISNYKAHIRANF, encoded by the coding sequence ATGAAAGTATTAATTTTAGATGGTGGTAAAAATTTTGGTAGTAGTGGCGGCAAGCTAAGCACCTTGCTTTGCGATGTAGCAAGTAGCGAGCTAGAGGCTAAGGGATATGAGGTTATCCGTACCAAAATAGATGATGGCTACGACATAGAAACTGAGGTAAAAAAAGTGCTAGAAAGTGACGTGATAATCTGGCAATATCCTGGCTGGTGGATGAGTGAGCCTTGGATAGTAAAAAAATACCTTGATGAAGTTTTCATGGCAGCAGCAGCAAACCTGCTAAAAAGCGATGGCAGGCACGCAAGCGACCCTGAGCACGGATATGGCACAGGCGGACTTGCTATAAATAAAAAATACATGATAAGCACCACTTGGAATGCGCCAATTACTGCCTTTAATGACAAAAATGAGTTTTTTGAAGGGCGTGGGTGCGATGGCGTAACCTTTGCTATGCATAAGGCAATGGAGTTTTGCGGTATGAAGGCGCTACCTAGCTTTATTTGTAATGATGTAGTTAAAAATCCAAAGATTGATGAGTATATTAGTAACTATAAAGCACATATAAGGGCGAATTTTTAG
- the aroC gene encoding chorismate synthase, whose translation MNTFGTKFRLSTFGESHGVAIGGVIDGIPAGIKVNMSFIQSELDRRRPGGKYATSRKESDKIEILSGIYDGFTTGCPIGFIVANTSQHSKDYDNIKDLFRPGHADYTYFAKFGIRDHRGGGRSSARESVARVAGGAFAGLLLREFNIDIQSCVRQIGDIKADKIDFEFANSSEIFWADEATEESAKELILNTKNSNDSLGASVLTIIKNAPAGLGEVLYNKLDAALASAMMGINGVKGVEIGDGISVANMLGSQNNDYMDKSGFITNHCGGILGGISNGSDIVIKSYFKPTPSIFKAQPTLNLNGDETICQLRGRHDPCIGVRGSVVATAMARLVIADMLLLNATSNLNNLKRIYR comes from the coding sequence TTGAATACATTTGGGACTAAATTTAGATTAAGCACATTTGGCGAAAGTCACGGCGTAGCTATAGGTGGGGTTATAGATGGAATTCCAGCCGGCATTAAAGTCAATATGAGCTTTATCCAAAGTGAGCTTGATAGGCGTCGCCCCGGTGGCAAATACGCCACTTCAAGAAAAGAGAGTGATAAGATAGAGATTTTAAGCGGAATTTATGATGGTTTTACCACCGGTTGTCCTATTGGCTTTATAGTGGCTAATACCTCTCAACACTCCAAAGATTATGATAATATCAAAGATCTATTTCGCCCAGGGCATGCTGATTATACATATTTTGCTAAATTTGGGATTAGAGATCATAGGGGTGGTGGCAGAAGTAGTGCTAGAGAGAGTGTAGCAAGGGTTGCTGGTGGAGCGTTTGCGGGGTTGCTTTTAAGAGAATTTAATATAGATATCCAAAGTTGCGTAAGGCAAATTGGCGATATAAAAGCTGATAAAATCGACTTTGAATTTGCGAATTCTAGTGAGATTTTTTGGGCTGATGAAGCCACAGAAGAGAGTGCTAAAGAGCTAATATTAAATACCAAAAATTCTAATGATAGCCTTGGGGCTAGTGTTTTAACTATCATCAAAAACGCCCCCGCTGGACTAGGCGAAGTGCTATATAATAAGCTTGATGCTGCCTTAGCTAGCGCTATGATGGGGATAAATGGAGTAAAGGGCGTAGAGATAGGAGATGGGATAAGCGTGGCTAATATGCTTGGAAGTCAAAATAATGATTATATGGATAAAAGTGGCTTTATAACCAATCATTGTGGCGGGATTTTAGGCGGTATTAGCAATGGAAGCGATATTGTGATTAAGAGCTATTTTAAGCCAACGCCGAGTATTTTTAAGGCTCAACCAACTCTAAATTTAAATGGTGATGAGACGATATGCCAGCTGCGTGGCAGACATGATCCATGTATTGGAGTGCGTGGGAGCGTGGTAGCTACGGCAATGGCAAGGCTAGTTATAGCTGATATGTTGCTTTTAAACGCAACTTCAAATTTAAATAATTTAAAAAGGATTTACAGATGA
- the rnc gene encoding ribonuclease III → MDKLREIQKLLKYKFKNINLLKEAITHKSIKSSINNERLEFLGDAVLDLIVGEYLYHKFKGKSEGDLSKLRASLVNEDSLAKIAKELRLGEFLYLSTAEENNGGREKQSLISDALEALMGAIYLESGLEKVKSIFIALLEANFPDISLNLTKDYKTTLQELTQAKIGLAPKYELISSSGPDHKKSFEMAVILEGKEIARAIGNSKKSAEQACALKALEILNSMKG, encoded by the coding sequence ATGGATAAACTAAGAGAGATTCAAAAGCTTTTAAAATATAAATTTAAAAATATAAATTTGTTAAAAGAGGCCATAACTCACAAAAGCATCAAAAGCTCTATTAATAACGAACGGCTTGAGTTTTTAGGTGATGCGGTGCTAGACTTGATAGTAGGGGAGTATCTATATCACAAATTTAAAGGCAAAAGCGAAGGCGACCTAAGCAAATTGAGAGCCTCACTAGTCAATGAAGATAGCCTTGCTAAGATAGCCAAAGAGCTAAGACTTGGCGAGTTTTTATATCTTTCAACCGCTGAAGAAAATAACGGCGGCAGAGAGAAACAAAGCCTAATAAGCGATGCTTTAGAAGCCTTGATGGGGGCTATATATTTAGAGAGTGGATTAGAAAAAGTGAAGAGCATATTTATAGCTTTATTAGAAGCAAATTTCCCCGATATCAGCTTAAATCTAACTAAAGATTACAAAACAACTCTTCAAGAGCTCACTCAAGCCAAGATAGGTTTAGCACCAAAATATGAGCTAATAAGCTCAAGTGGACCAGATCATAAAAAGAGCTTTGAAATGGCGGTGATATTAGAGGGCAAAGAGATCGCAAGAGCCATAGGAAATAGCAAAAAATCAGCCGAGCAGGCTTGCGCTTTAAAGGCTTTAGAGATATTAAATTCAATGAAAGGATAG
- a CDS encoding ATP-binding protein: MKRKCLALFSGGLDSMLAIKLITMQGIEVHALNIDIGFGSDPVKNETLAKRAAMAGATFESVNVRSKYLQDVLFNPKFGYGKQFNPCIDCHGFMFRTAISMLDDYNASFVISGEVVGQRPMSQRNDAMVHVKNLADDKDDIVLRPLCAKLLKPTMPEREGWVDREKLLGLNGRGRNAQLNLAKEFGFDEFESPGGGCPYTMEGFSNRIRDFIKFDNNMSEDDLQSLRYGRHLRLPDGAKMIIGRDQNDNEKLEALKLQKMDSINYDGIIGAHSFIDKNASDLDRALAAKLAISYCKSEPNVVYKAKIGDKIIEATKCDKSEAAKYFI; encoded by the coding sequence ATGAAAAGAAAGTGTTTAGCACTATTTAGCGGCGGGCTTGATAGTATGCTAGCTATAAAATTAATTACAATGCAAGGTATTGAGGTTCATGCTTTAAATATAGATATAGGATTTGGCTCAGACCCAGTTAAAAATGAAACTCTAGCCAAAAGAGCAGCGATGGCAGGGGCTACATTTGAGAGTGTAAATGTGCGTAGCAAATATCTCCAAGATGTGCTATTTAATCCTAAATTTGGATATGGGAAGCAGTTTAATCCATGTATTGATTGCCATGGATTTATGTTTAGAACGGCTATTTCTATGCTTGATGATTATAACGCTAGTTTTGTAATTAGTGGAGAAGTCGTAGGCCAAAGACCGATGAGTCAGCGAAATGATGCGATGGTACATGTCAAAAATCTAGCCGATGATAAAGATGATATCGTGCTTAGACCATTATGCGCTAAGCTTTTAAAGCCGACAATGCCAGAGCGTGAAGGCTGGGTAGATAGAGAAAAATTGCTAGGATTAAATGGTCGTGGTAGAAACGCTCAGCTAAATTTGGCTAAAGAGTTTGGATTTGATGAGTTTGAAAGCCCTGGTGGAGGCTGTCCATATACGATGGAGGGCTTTAGTAATAGAATTAGGGATTTTATCAAATTTGATAATAATATGAGTGAAGATGACCTTCAAAGCCTAAGATATGGCAGGCATTTAAGGCTACCAGATGGCGCTAAAATGATAATTGGCAGGGATCAAAATGATAATGAAAAGCTTGAAGCTTTAAAACTTCAAAAGATGGATAGTATAAATTATGATGGAATTATAGGAGCGCATAGTTTTATAGATAAAAATGCAAGTGATTTAGATAGAGCTTTGGCTGCAAAATTAGCAATTAGTTATTGCAAAAGCGAACCAAATGTAGTGTATAAAGCCAAAATAGGTGATAAGATTATAGAAGCTACAAAATGCGATAAGAGTGAAGCTGCAAAATATTTTATCTAG
- a CDS encoding NAD(P)-dependent alcohol dehydrogenase → MSEIENKERREFLAKAAVAGVAIGAGTNIFGAANKPNIACKGWAAFDESGELRPWRFERRAVGDDDILIEVMATSICHSDIHTELGHWGKQIYPQVPGHEIVGLVREVGKNVKNFKIGDRAGVGCMVDNTDIATAGSEEQYSPNTIFTYGHPYPKEPTGISQGGYSDYFVVNSHFAIHIPNELSWDEAAPLMCAGITTYSPIMKYMKKGDNVAIIGIGGLGHLGIKIAIAKGAEVTAFTTTKSKIKDIKSWGAKAVLVKSSDDLAPFRAKFDFALSTIPYEFEMEPYIAMVKPFGNFTLVGMPINFSQKTQTLNLASTKVNLNASLIGGMKETAEMAEFCAKAGVRPNIVKITGEQINQAWRDVVAKRARYRFVIDPKSF, encoded by the coding sequence ATGAGTGAAATCGAAAACAAAGAGCGCAGGGAATTCCTAGCAAAAGCAGCCGTTGCTGGCGTAGCAATCGGTGCTGGTACAAATATTTTTGGCGCAGCAAATAAGCCAAATATCGCTTGTAAAGGTTGGGCGGCTTTTGATGAGAGTGGTGAGCTAAGGCCATGGAGATTTGAGCGTAGAGCTGTTGGTGATGATGATATCTTAATAGAAGTGATGGCTACTAGTATCTGCCATAGCGATATACACACAGAGTTAGGGCATTGGGGTAAGCAAATTTATCCACAAGTACCCGGTCATGAGATAGTGGGTCTAGTGCGTGAAGTGGGTAAAAATGTCAAAAACTTCAAAATCGGTGATAGAGCAGGCGTAGGTTGCATGGTAGATAACACAGATATCGCTACGGCTGGGAGCGAGGAGCAATACAGCCCAAATACGATTTTTACCTACGGGCATCCATATCCTAAAGAGCCTACTGGCATAAGTCAGGGCGGATATAGCGATTATTTTGTTGTAAATTCGCATTTTGCTATCCATATCCCAAATGAGCTTAGCTGGGATGAGGCAGCACCGCTAATGTGCGCTGGAATCACCACCTACTCGCCTATAATGAAATATATGAAAAAAGGTGATAATGTAGCGATCATCGGTATTGGCGGCCTAGGGCATCTTGGGATTAAAATCGCTATTGCTAAGGGTGCGGAGGTAACAGCATTTACAACTACTAAGAGTAAAATCAAAGATATAAAGAGCTGGGGCGCAAAAGCCGTGCTAGTAAAAAGTAGCGATGATTTAGCACCGTTTAGGGCTAAATTTGATTTTGCGCTTAGCACTATTCCTTATGAATTTGAGATGGAGCCATATATTGCGATGGTTAAGCCTTTTGGTAATTTCACTCTAGTTGGTATGCCTATAAATTTCAGCCAAAAAACCCAAACCTTAAATCTAGCTAGCACAAAAGTAAATTTAAATGCTAGTTTAATTGGTGGTATGAAAGAGACTGCGGAAATGGCTGAGTTTTGCGCTAAAGCTGGAGTTCGCCCAAATATAGTAAAAATCACTGGCGAACAGATAAATCAGGCTTGGCGTGATGTAGTAGCAAAAAGAGCTAGATATCGCTTCGTGATCGATCCAAAGAGCTTTTAG
- a CDS encoding DapH/DapD/GlmU-related protein, with product MSKKELNARLFELLNSGGKLSSKSAEFTLMCEISAKTRKLCAKMNKKWRSEEKIREFFAKITKEPKNESLRVFLPFYSDFGRNIHLGKNVFINGACHFQDQGGIYIGDNTLIGHACVLATLNHDLLPEHRGDLHMEAIKIGANVWIGSNATILGGVSIGDGAVVAAGAVVSKDVPPMSIVAGVPAKLIKTIKEQK from the coding sequence ATGAGTAAAAAAGAACTTAATGCTAGACTTTTTGAACTTCTAAACTCTGGGGGCAAATTAAGCTCTAAAAGTGCTGAGTTTACTCTCATGTGCGAAATCAGCGCAAAAACTCGCAAACTCTGCGCTAAAATGAATAAAAAATGGCGCAGTGAAGAAAAAATAAGAGAATTTTTTGCCAAAATTACAAAAGAGCCTAAAAATGAAAGTTTGCGAGTGTTTTTGCCCTTTTATAGCGACTTTGGCAGAAATATTCACCTTGGCAAAAATGTATTTATAAATGGCGCTTGTCATTTCCAAGACCAAGGCGGAATTTATATAGGCGATAATACGCTAATAGGGCATGCTTGCGTGCTAGCTACGCTAAATCACGATTTGTTGCCAGAGCATAGGGGTGATTTACACATGGAGGCGATAAAAATCGGCGCAAATGTGTGGATAGGCTCAAATGCTACGATTTTAGGCGGCGTTAGCATAGGCGATGGTGCCGTGGTGGCTGCTGGGGCTGTGGTGAGCAAGGATGTGCCGCCTATGAGCATAGTAGCAGGCGTGCCAGCCAAACTCATAAAAACTATAAAGGAGCAAAAATGA
- a CDS encoding N-acetyl sugar amidotransferase: MRYCDFCVMPDSRPGIKFTTLDDGRVKCSACINHENKKNIDYKSRFKELEALCDKHRGRNGKNDYDCAIAVSGGKDSHFQVHIMKEVLGMNPVLFSVEDNFTMTKAGKSNLRNLSEEFGCHIISLKPNIKTQKALMLYTFEKYGKPTWYIDRLIYSYPFAMAAKFNTPLLVYGENVSYEYGGSDAVETPSAKDIFLNGVASDIDLSGVDIDLKDLQLFYDPNSSNLDIDSLEPIYLSYFIKWNSYSNYIFAKSRGFSDLKSEWDRAHTVEDFDQVDSVAYIVHAWMKYPKFGHAMATDYAARLVRYGLMSRDKAIKLVKERDHALDPRCVEDFCNFIGISKSKFWQIIEKHYNKDIFAKNEFGEYKIKYGIS; this comes from the coding sequence ATGCGATATTGTGATTTTTGCGTTATGCCTGATAGCAGACCGGGGATTAAATTTACTACCTTAGATGATGGAAGAGTTAAATGTAGTGCGTGTATAAATCACGAAAATAAGAAAAATATCGATTACAAATCTAGATTTAAAGAGCTTGAAGCTTTATGCGATAAGCACAGAGGCCGAAATGGCAAAAATGACTATGACTGCGCTATTGCTGTAAGTGGTGGTAAGGATAGCCACTTTCAAGTCCATATAATGAAAGAGGTTTTAGGGATGAATCCGGTGCTTTTTAGCGTTGAGGATAACTTCACAATGACAAAAGCTGGTAAGAGTAATTTAAGAAATTTAAGCGAAGAATTTGGTTGTCATATAATATCTTTAAAACCAAATATCAAAACCCAAAAAGCCCTAATGCTCTACACATTTGAAAAATACGGCAAACCAACATGGTATATAGATCGCCTTATATATAGTTATCCATTTGCCATGGCGGCGAAATTTAATACTCCGCTTTTGGTATATGGCGAAAATGTGAGCTACGAGTATGGTGGTAGCGACGCAGTAGAGACTCCAAGTGCTAAAGATATATTTTTAAATGGCGTAGCAAGTGATATTGATTTAAGTGGCGTAGATATAGACCTTAAAGATCTACAATTATTCTATGACCCAAATAGCTCAAATTTGGATATAGATAGCCTTGAACCTATATATCTAAGCTATTTTATCAAGTGGAATTCATACTCTAATTATATCTTTGCTAAAAGCAGAGGCTTTAGCGATTTAAAGAGCGAATGGGATAGAGCTCACACTGTAGAGGATTTCGATCAAGTAGATAGCGTAGCATATATCGTCCATGCTTGGATGAAATATCCTAAATTTGGCCACGCCATGGCTACTGACTACGCTGCTAGGCTAGTTAGATATGGACTGATGAGTAGAGATAAAGCAATAAAGCTAGTCAAAGAGAGAGACCACGCACTAGACCCTAGATGTGTGGAGGATTTTTGTAATTTTATAGGCATTAGCAAATCCAAATTTTGGCAAATTATAGAAAAACACTATAACAAAGATATATTTGCTAAAAATGAATTTGGCGAGTATAAGATAAAATATGGGATAAGTTAA
- the dnaG gene encoding DNA primase has translation MISKNSIENLKNIVDIADVVGSYIPLKKSGANFVCVCPFHNDKHPSMSISPSKGIYHCFSCKAGGDAIKFVMEYEKLGYAEAIEKLASIYNVALEYTSSKNEPKIDKKILENLNLHYKTLLYKNPEALNYLKSRSITDSIIEKWELGWAASSQNTLNLLQNENIEPKEALEVGAIKENENGYYASFINRITFPIYNHLGSLVGFGGRTISDNPAKYINSPQSQIFDKSKIFYGYDKAKSEIYRSQSMVICEGYMDCIMLHAAGVNNAVAVLGTALTQKHIPLIKRGDIKVTLSFDSDAAGVNAAFKSSKLLVEHQIDGKVVLISGGKDPAELVASGKEMELKEILKGGMELGEFYITQLVKNLNPKTPIEIAKSLKAIQEFSFGLNPIVADAYVPLVSTLLRIDPGSFRLSKTTKRRDNSNLAKTQTNTQIQNLPVIEKKDIAELSILKNMLKNPEYCQIVEQYYGVEIFKDKATYRAVVGSQSQNNEHIRELELSQNLEEYKSVNELHNAIRPLAIRYYEGLLKGGGLSIEEIIECKKRISILKGKR, from the coding sequence ATGATATCTAAAAATAGTATAGAAAATTTAAAAAATATAGTTGATATTGCTGATGTTGTAGGCAGTTATATACCGCTTAAAAAATCTGGTGCAAATTTTGTATGTGTCTGTCCATTTCATAATGACAAGCATCCATCAATGTCTATAAGTCCTAGCAAAGGGATATATCATTGCTTTTCATGTAAGGCCGGTGGAGATGCGATTAAGTTTGTAATGGAGTATGAGAAGCTAGGATATGCTGAGGCTATTGAAAAATTAGCAAGCATATATAATGTCGCATTAGAATATACAAGCAGCAAAAATGAACCAAAGATAGATAAGAAAATTTTAGAGAATTTAAATTTGCATTATAAGACGCTTTTGTATAAAAATCCTGAAGCTCTAAACTATCTAAAAAGTCGCTCCATCACTGATTCTATCATAGAAAAATGGGAGCTTGGTTGGGCGGCATCTTCGCAAAATACACTAAATTTACTTCAAAATGAAAATATCGAGCCAAAAGAGGCCTTAGAAGTAGGCGCTATAAAAGAGAATGAAAATGGATATTACGCTAGTTTTATCAATCGCATAACATTCCCTATATACAATCATCTTGGGAGTTTAGTAGGCTTTGGAGGTCGCACCATTAGCGATAATCCGGCTAAATATATCAATAGCCCACAAAGCCAAATTTTTGATAAATCTAAGATATTTTACGGATATGACAAGGCCAAAAGCGAGATATATAGATCTCAATCAATGGTGATTTGTGAGGGTTATATGGATTGCATTATGCTACATGCTGCTGGGGTAAATAACGCTGTAGCAGTGCTTGGCACGGCTCTAACTCAAAAGCATATCCCATTAATCAAAAGGGGTGATATCAAGGTTACTTTAAGCTTTGATAGCGACGCAGCCGGAGTTAATGCGGCCTTTAAAAGCTCAAAATTGCTAGTAGAGCATCAAATCGATGGTAAAGTTGTCTTAATCAGCGGTGGTAAAGACCCAGCCGAGCTAGTAGCAAGTGGCAAGGAGATGGAGCTAAAAGAGATATTAAAAGGTGGAATGGAGCTTGGGGAGTTTTATATAACTCAACTTGTAAAAAATTTAAATCCCAAAACCCCAATAGAGATAGCAAAATCACTAAAAGCTATTCAAGAGTTTAGCTTTGGTTTAAATCCAATTGTAGCTGATGCGTATGTGCCTTTAGTATCTACACTTTTAAGGATCGATCCGGGCTCATTTAGACTAAGTAAGACTACAAAAAGAAGAGATAATTCAAATTTAGCAAAAACTCAAACAAATACTCAAATTCAAAATCTTCCAGTTATAGAAAAAAAGGATATCGCAGAGCTATCAATTTTAAAAAATATGCTTAAAAATCCTGAGTATTGTCAGATTGTAGAGCAGTATTATGGGGTTGAAATTTTTAAAGATAAGGCTACATATAGAGCAGTTGTAGGTTCGCAAAGTCAAAATAATGAGCATATAAGAGAGCTAGAGTTAAGCCAAAATTTAGAAGAGTATAAGAGTGTAAATGAGCTTCATAATGCTATTAGGCCACTTGCTATTAGGTATTATGAAGGGCTTTTAAAGGGTGGCGGGCTTAGTATCGAAGAGATTATCGAGTGTAAAAAAAGAATATCAATTTTAAAAGGAAAAAGATGA
- a CDS encoding radical SAM/SPASM domain-containing protein, with the protein MKLQNILSRIGVGKFQKVYIEIGDVCGCECSFCPSLNLAKFGSMDLGLYEQILSQIRGKTRAICLHLLGDPLANLNLNKYLSLAYDKGFKIDLVTTGKYLRKHDFSTLSKAHQISFSLSAFVDKNAKFSKNHIDDLLAFCQFTQEIKSEIFINFRIQKFMINEPKFEMIKAKFEQFFGVKIGCNESRVRLAYKIFLVFKEYFEWREPNSQNPSKYCHGLISQIGIKSSGIVVPCCVDASASINLGNIGQNSLNEIINSPKAKAIIDGFKQGKAIENLCQKCEYKANLD; encoded by the coding sequence GTGAAGCTGCAAAATATTTTATCTAGGATTGGCGTGGGTAAATTTCAAAAAGTTTATATAGAAATTGGCGATGTTTGTGGGTGCGAGTGTAGCTTTTGTCCATCTCTAAATTTAGCTAAATTTGGCTCTATGGATTTGGGGCTTTATGAGCAGATTTTGTCACAGATAAGGGGCAAGACAAGGGCGATTTGCCTTCATCTATTAGGCGATCCGCTAGCGAATTTAAATCTAAATAAATATCTAAGCTTAGCTTATGATAAGGGCTTTAAAATAGATCTAGTCACAACGGGTAAATACCTTAGAAAGCATGATTTTAGCACACTTAGTAAGGCTCATCAAATTTCATTTTCTCTAAGTGCCTTTGTAGATAAAAATGCTAAATTTAGCAAGAATCATATAGATGATTTACTAGCTTTTTGTCAATTTACTCAAGAGATAAAAAGTGAAATTTTTATCAATTTTAGAATCCAAAAATTTATGATAAATGAGCCTAAATTTGAGATGATTAAGGCTAAATTTGAGCAGTTTTTTGGAGTGAAAATTGGTTGTAATGAGAGTAGAGTTCGCCTAGCTTATAAGATATTTTTGGTTTTTAAAGAGTATTTTGAGTGGAGAGAGCCAAACTCACAAAATCCAAGTAAATATTGCCACGGCCTAATCTCACAAATCGGCATTAAAAGTAGCGGAATCGTGGTGCCTTGTTGCGTAGATGCTAGCGCTAGTATAAACTTAGGCAATATCGGCCAAAATAGCCTAAATGAGATAATAAATTCCCCAAAAGCTAAGGCTATAATAGATGGATTTAAACAAGGAAAAGCGATAGAAAATCTATGCCAAAAATGCGAGTATAAGGCGAATTTGGATTAA